Proteins found in one Triticum urartu cultivar G1812 chromosome 4, Tu2.1, whole genome shotgun sequence genomic segment:
- the LOC125554929 gene encoding uncharacterized protein LOC125554929, with translation MRIRRAASLLLGVAPSASSSSQPPRRNLPPLPPADAGGPPPCVTNMAVADLMDQLGVQDPVVIFLPPPPRCMLVACRILLLHRLHISAPPAAGRCTAACGSASIAGSPLPRLPIGPLDDKHFQETFFWDGRPSLRRHHPWGSRCHFPATTRANSIEENEEMAVDMLDSVILEPCIVEKNCEKNKSTTTKGEEEKNKTKLKTKGKGKEKVEANESDDAGGGWPCKKNESERWFCGRPASQPNSYCSHHSDQKPRAISKPPQRKRIVANRGLDLGFCYYGGFGPSSSTKRHHGSSSVQEPVEQKEHTPLDHIDLNASLAGADDIEHQGASASECFDEPRHDDCTDVIIDGWYVEISDDDAPDYNSETVKVSKTPSKKMGKKPVKARSLKSLM, from the exons ATGCGGATCCGCAGGGCCGCCTCCCTCCTGCTCGGCGTCGccccctccgcctcctcctcctcccagccGCCCCGACGCAATCTGCCCCCGCTCCCGCCAGCCGACGCCGGCGGCCCGCCGCCCTGCGTGACGAACATGGCGGTAGCGGACCTGATGGACCAACTCGGCGTCCAAGATCCCGTGGTAATTTTCCTCCCCCCGCCCCCACGGTGCATGCTCGTAGCTTGCCGTATCCTGCTCCTGCACCGATTGCACATTTCCGCGCCGCCGGCCGCCGGCCGCTGCACAGCAGCGTGTGGATCCGCCTCCATCGCTGGATCTCCTCTGCCGAGGTTGCCCATCGGGCCGCTG GATGACAAGCACTTCCAGGAGACTTTCTTCTGGGATGGCCGTCCTAGCCTTCGCAGACACCACCCGTGGGGATCTAGGTGCCATTTCCCAGCCACCACCCGTGCCAACTCCATTGAGGAAAATGAGGAGATGGCCGTTGACATGCTCGATAGCGTCATCTTGGAACCATGTATCGTGGAGAAGAACTGTGAGAAAAACAAGAGCACCACAACGAAGGGCGAGGAAGAGAAGAACAAGACCAAGTTGAAGACAAAGGGGAAGGGGAAGGAGAAGGTGGAGGCAAATGAGAGTGACGATGCCGGAGGAGGATGGCCGTGCAAGAAGAACGAGAGCGAAAGGTGGTTCTGCGGGAGGCCTGCGAGCCAGCCCAACTCGTACTGCTCGCACCACTCCGATCAAAAGCCTCGTGCCATCTCGAAGCCACCTCAGAGGAAGAGGATCGTCGCCAACCGGGGCTTGGACTTAGGGTTCTGCTACTACGGCGGGTTTGGCCCATCAAGCAGCACCAAGAGGCACCATGGATCAAGCAGCGTGCAAGAACCTGTTGAACAGAAAGAGCATACACCACTAGATCACATTGATTTAAATGCAAGTCTAGCTGGAGCTGATGATATAGAACATCAAGGCGCGTCGGCGTCAGAATGCTTCGATGAGCCTAGGCACGACGACTGCACAGACGTCATTATCGATGGTTGGTATGTGGAAATCAGCGATGATGACGCACCTGACTACAACAGTGAAACCGTTAAGGTGAGCAAGACCCCGTCAAAGAAGATGGGGAAGAAGCCCGTGAAAGCCCGGTCGCTCAAGTCACTAATGTGA
- the LOC125552992 gene encoding uncharacterized protein LOC125552992 encodes MRIRRSASRLLGSAVSGSCTEPPRIEPPPPPPPPPPPAPAPAHESGAGVVGPKTSSGGEPCCELSRSPWDLMAQLDLSDPQVEKLFVETCFMSVSWRGSWLFPSSITMPTGSIKEEEDLTVDMVDGVILKLHKAVEKMERKPKPNKGFKVQKGVWRCRKNDGKRWCCQRPASEPNSYCPYHLDQKPPVSDKPRRKRPDIDLGEGFYYYAGFGPGTKKRRTLCSDSVPEPILPAESLKEEAPSEMQLNFSACQVQVNESDHQSVLPPSAHVVDEPGTARMVGCDKESSDDGMQELPLPAKQPKEEAQSEMQLNFSAGQEQADDSNHQEAAASVRVVNKPTGNDGTTGIAGWDEESSDEEALGCNGKQPCGTKRKGPFKKRWRKPVKARSLKSLMMS; translated from the exons ATGCGGATCCGCAGGTCCGCCTCCCGCCTGCTTGGCTCCGCCGTCTCGGGCTCCTGCACGGAGCCGCCCCGAATCgagccgcccccgcccccgccccccccccccccgccagcCCCAGCCCCCGCCCACGAATCCGGCGCCGGGGTCGTGGGGCCGAAGACTTCCTCTGGCGGGGAGCCCTGCTGCGAGCTCAGCCGGTCGCCATGGGACCTCATGGCGCAGCTCGACCTCTCGGATCCCCAG GTGGAGAAGCTCTTCGTGGAGACTTGCTTCATGAGTGTTTCCTGGCGAGGTAGCTGGCTCTTCCCATCAAGCATTACCATGCCTACTGGCTCCATCAAGGAGGAGGAAGACTTGACCGTAGATATGGTTGACGGGGTCATCTTGAAACTGCACAAAGCTGTGGAAAAGATGGAGAGGAAGCCGAAGCCAAATAAGGGGTTCAAAGTGCAGAAAGGAGTGTGGAGGTGCCGGAAGAATGACGGCAAGAGGTGGTGCTGCCAGCGGCCCGCGAGTGAGCCCAACTCCTACTGCCCGTACCACTTGGACCAGAAGCCCCCGGTCAGCGACAAGCCACGTAGAAAGAGGCCCGACATCGACCTGGGCGAGGGGTTCTACTACTATGCGGGGTTCGGCCCCGGCACCAAGAAGCGCCGCACGTTATGCAGCGACAGCGTGCCAGAACCTATTCTGCCTGCTGAATCTCTGAAAGAGGAGGCACCATCTGAAATGCAACTTAATTTTAGTGCTTGTCAGGTACAAGTGAATGAATCAGACCATCAATCAGTGCTCCCGCCATCAGCACACGTCGTCGACGAGCCTGGCACCGCTAGGATGGTGGGCTGTGACAAGGAGAGCAGTGATGATGGCATGCAGGAACTTCCACTGCCTGCTAAACAACCAAAAGAGGAGGCACAGTCCGAAATGCAACTTAATTTTAGTGCAGGTCAGGAACAAGCTGATGACTCAAACCATCAAGAAGCAGCGGCATCAGTACGTGTAGTCAACAAGCCTACGGGCAACGACGGCACCACTGGGATCGCAGGCTGGGACGAGGAGAGCAGCGATGAGGAAGCGCTTGGCTGCAATGGCAAACAACCCTGCGGCACCAAGAGGAAGGGCCCGTTCAAGAAGAGGTGGAGGAAGCCTGTGAAAGCCCGGTCGCTCAAGTCACTGATGATGTCGTAG